The following is a genomic window from Niabella soli DSM 19437.
CGAGTTTTTATGATGTTAAGACGGCAATTATCATGAATAATGAGCGGGTTATAGCAATGGATGAGCATGGGTGTTATTCTCTTACACTTGAAACAGCAGATCTGATCGATATTTTTATCAGGCCGGTGTATAAACAGATCGCTGTGCATTCTCTTAATTATTATATCAATAGTAAAGGGCTTATTGTTTATGGTTGGTGCCTGATGCCCAACAAACTCTATATGATTTGCAAAACGCAAAAAAATAGTTCCTTCGGGGAACTGCGGGAGAGTTTTAAAGAATTTACTACCGAAAAAGTGATGGAAGCTGTTGGCGACGAGCCTTTGGAACGACAGGAATGGCTTATTGAACATTTTCGAAAAAATACAGGCCTGTTTAAAACATTTAAGAAACTGGCAATATGGAAACAGGTGAAAGAAATGCAGGTCCTTGATTTAAACCGTCCCGAAAGTATTGCCGAGCACCTGAGCCTCATTCATACCATCCCTGTTCAGCAACGCATCGTCCGTTATCCGGCCGATTTTATTTACAGCTCTGCATTTGATTATGAAACCGGAACCGAAGGCCTTGTAAAAATAACCCGGCTTCCCGTTGTGGAAGCAGCGTTGGATGACATTGAAAACAGGAAAAGCGTTTTTAAGACAAAATTTAACAGGAGATAGCGCGCACTGGACACGAAACAGATATTTTTGCCAGACTTAATAATTGAAGTCTGGCATTTTTATGGCAACCAAAAGAAAAAGAAGAAAACGCAAAAAAGGGCTATCTCCCGACCAATGGCGGTTGTTGTTAGCGCTGTTTGCGCTGGCATTGTTGCTGGGAGTCTTTTTTATGCTGGACTGGTCCCGCAGATTTGATGTGGAAGTAAAGCGCTACCCCCAGTTTGGTATCGATATCCCGGTAGACTATCCCATACATGGTATTGACGTATCACGTTATCAGCAAACCATTCTTTGGACCGAAGTAAAAGCAATGCGCGTCGATAGTTTAAAAATCGGTTTTGCCTTTATAAAAGCCACAGAGGGGGAAGAGGATTCGGACGAACAGTTTAAAAAAAACTGGAGCCGCGCACGCCAGGCCAGGATGATCCGCGGCCCGTATCATTATTTTATTCCGTCAAAAGATGCGCGGAAGCAGGCGGTGAACTTTATTAAGAATGTGACTTTATCCCGCGGCGACCTTCCGCCGGTGCTGGATGTGGAACAAGCCAATAACCTCGCAGCGGGTCAGATACGCGCCGGGGTTAAAATATGGCTGCAATTGGTGGAACAGCACTATAAGATCAGACCAATACTTTATACCAATCCCGAATTTTACGAAAAATATCTTGGAAAAGATTTTGATGCCTATCCCTTATGGGTGGCGCACTATTTCGAAAAAAGAAAACCGAAGATCAAACGTGATTGGCTAATCTGGCAGCATAACAATGCCGGTCGGGTAAACGGCATTGCTACTGCTGTTGATTTTAATGTCTTTAATGGAGATTCGGCCGCCTTTCGATCGATACTTGTAAAGTAAAAACTACGATTTTTTCGCGTTGGCGTTCACATATTGTGTCACCTGCGAAACCTGGAGGTCGTTCAGTTTGGCTTTTTTAACCATTGAATTCAGAATAGGTTTCCATTCTTCCTCCGTCCAGTCGCCGGTATTTTTCTTCTGATGGCATTTGGTGCATTTTACTTCAAAAATAGCCTTACCGGCCACCAGTGGGTTGCTCGACGCAAAATCAGCGGTATCTGGTTTATTGCCCGTGACCGCTTCAACCGGCCGGCTGGGAATGGTGGGGGCCGCTTTATGTGAACAACTGTAAATAACCGCGATTCCGGTACACAACACACACAGTAATAAAAGTCTCTTCATATTTTGGAGAAAATTTAAGGGTAGGCAAAAATAAAAAACCTCCCGTTAAAGGAGGTAAATCATTTTAGAAAGAATGGTTATTTTTTTGAATTGGCATAAACATACGAAGAGACCTGCTGTATTTCATCGTTAGATAGCTTCGCTTTTTTAACCATTGCGGCTAATATGGGTCGCAGATCTTCGTAAGATTTAGATGCCACAACCTCTGTTTTAGCCTTATGGCATTTGGTACATTTTGTGGTGAAGATCGTTTGCCCCGCGCTAACAGTGGTCGCGTCACTGCTTATGGCACTGGCCTCGGGTATGGTAGCCGCCGTAGCGGAAGGAGATGCCTTTGGCGAACAGGCTACCGCCAGAAGAACAATAGAAGCGCCAATAACTATCTTTTTCATATTAATGTTTTTATTACTAAAAGTAACAATAAATACGCCAACTTACAGTAGTGTGACAAATATTTTTGACAATCCGGTGTTTATGAACTGCATTGTTGGAAAGGCAGGAAGATATTGCCTTTGGCTTGCCGTTCACTGCCCCGCCGGCCTGGGATGCTTTTTAATCGCCCTGCTGAATTGAAAACGGTGAGCGATAACTTCTATACTCCTTTATCCAATGCAACAGGCCGAAGGCAACAATTCCGCTAAAAATAAAATACTCCAAACTGTAGAATTTGATACCCTTGACGTAGTATAGAACCGCAGCTACCAGGTCAACCAACAGCCAGATGACCCAGCATTCTATCTTTTTCTGGATCATATAAAAAGTGGCAAGAATACTCAAAACCATAATAAAGGAATCAACAAAGGGATATGCGCTGGGCGCAGAGAACAACCCGGGGAGCCATTCATGTAAACGCGCGGCAAAATTGCCCAGCAGCAAAGTACCCGCCAGGGTAGCGGAGACGGTAAGGATCCGGTCGCGCCGGTTCATATAGCTTACCTTCAGTTCTTTTTTTGTATCAGCTTCGCCTTCCCTGGGGTGCGACCATCGCCACCAGCCCACCACATTGGTAATAAAGAAAAATACCTGCAGCAGCATATCGGGGTACAATTGTACCTGGTAGTAAAGAATAAAGGAAAGCGTCACATTGACGATACCCATGGGCCAACTGCTGATCCGGGCCTTTGCAGAAAGCCAGGTAGCGGCCAGGCCGGTAAGCACACCAAAAAATTCTATATAACTCATGGAATATCCCAGGAGTTTAAAGAATTCCTTATGAATATCAAATATCGTTGCCAAGAAAATTATTGTCAGGGGGAAATGGACTTACATAGATCTAACAAAACCACTAAGAGGTTAAGGTTCATTAACCCCTTCCCTTAATGGCCTTAAGGGTTGATCGGGAGGTCTGTATCTTTATAATTTCAGGCCACCTATCAGGTGCTTCACCATATTCTCCTCTATTTCTTCTGCAGTATGGGTTTTGGCGCTTTTTTGCCAGAATTCCAACCCCCGTACGGAAGAAAGAATGTTCAATACCACTACATAAGGAGAAACCGGTTTGAATTCTTTATTATCGATCCCTTCCTGAACAATGGTTTCAATCTTTTTTACATAACGGCGGCGATCACTGACAAACTCGCTTAATTTATCCTCTTCCAGGTGAATCCATTCGCTTACCATCACAGAGTAAGACTCAAAATGGTCGATCATCATTTTGGTATGAAAACGGATCAGTGATTCTATCCGTTGCAGGGCCGTCTCCGATGCGTTCATATTTTCCAGTTGCTCCTGGCAATCCCGGGCTATCGAAAAAACGATCTCATCAAGGATCTCTCCCTTTGATTGTATATGGTTATAAAGACTGGCCGCCTCAATACCGATTTTTTCCGCCAGGTCGCGCATAGACGTTCCGGTATAACCTTTTTCGCGGAACATGCGGGCCGCAGTTTTCAAAATTTCTTCTTTCTTTGACGAACGTTTGCGAGTTGTGGTAGCCATGTTTCAAAACTATGGTTTTTTAATGATATATCAGCATCAAAATATACAGGTTTCGGCTACCTTTGCCGCCGTATTTTTAACAAAAAACAAATTTCATGTCAGTAATAACAGTTGGAACGATGGCTTTTGACGCCATTGAAACGCCCTTTGGGAAAACGAACAAAATTGTAGGTGGCTCGGCACTATACGCGGCTTATGCAGCGAGCTACTTTGTAAAACCCGTTCAGCAGCTTTCCATTATTGGCTATGATTTTCCGGAAGAGGAATTGGGATCGCTTGAGGAAAGAGGAGTGCAGTTGGAAGGGGTTGAAAAGGTGGCCGATAAAAAATCGTTCTTCTGGAGCGGGCGCTATCATGAGGACATGAATTCAAGAGATACCCTGGTTACCGATCTGAATGTGCTGGCCGATTTTGATCCGAAGGTGCCGGACAGCTACCAGGGCGCCGAATTCCTGATGCTGGGCAACCTGATGCCAAAAATACAGATCAGCGTTATTGAGCAATTGAAACAAAAGCCAAAACTGGTGGTGCTGGATACAATGAACTTTTGGATGGAAACCGCCCTGCCCGACCTGGAAGTGGTACTAAAAAAAGTGGATCTGCTGATGGTAAATGATTCTGAAGCCCGGCAGTTAACGCAGCAGCATTCGCTTATAAAAGCGGCCAAAAAGATCCGGGAAATGGGCCCTAAGTATTTGATTATCAAAAAAGGAGAAAACGGCGCTTTGTTGTTTTATGAAGAAAAGGTCTTTTTTGCCCCGGCTTTTCCGCTCGAAGATGTATTTGACCCCACCGGCGCTGGCGATACTTTCGCCGGTGGTTTTATCGGCTATCTGGCTAAAACCAATGATATCAGTTTCCAGAACATGAAAAAGGCGATCATTGCGGGCTCTGCCCTGGCCAGCTTCTGCGTTGAAAAGTTTGGCAATACCAGGCTCAGGGAGCTTACAAAAGAGGAACTGAACGACCGGATCCGGCTTTTTAAAGAATTGACCCATTTTGAAACAGAGCTTTCTCTGTAGCGTTTTGAATACCGGTGCGGTTTCCAAAACGGCACCGGTGTTCAGGTTTTTTTGGAGAATAATTATTCTCTGTCTATTTTTGTTCTGATGGCAATTAAGATGAAACATACAAAAACTACAAAAAAGTGTCCCTAGTGGAAGGTCGTGGTGTTTGTGTGGTCAACATAAATTTTAACAGGCCTTCCGTAAATCCGGAAGGCTTTTTTTTAACATAAAACGCGTAAAACAACAATGAAAGTAGCCGTTGTGGGTGCCACAGGTTTGGTGGGCACCAAAATGTTGCAGGTTTTGGCAGAAAGAAATTTTCCTGTATCTGAATTAGTTCCCGTTGCTTCAGCAAAAAGTGTGGGTAAGGAAGTAGCATTTAAAGGCAAACAATATAAAGTCGTAAGTATGGAAGACGCCATTGCTGCCAAGCCGGATGTGGCGCTGTTTTCAGCAGGCGGCAGCACTTCTGCCGAGTGGGCTCCGAAATTTGCAGCAGCCGGCATAACGGTTATTGACAACTCTTCCGCATGGCGGATGGACCCTAAAGTACCATTGGTGGTTCCGGAGATCAATGCTGATATATTGACCAGCAATGATAAAATAATTGCCAACCCCAATTGCTCTACTATTCAAATGGTGGTGGCCCTGGCGCCGCTGCATAAAGCCTATAATGCAAAACGCATTGTGGTTTCTACTTACCAGAGTGTTACCGGTACCGGCGTAAAGGCGGTGAGCCAGCTAAAAGGAGAACGGCAGCAGGAAGTGGCCGGCGCAACAGGGGATTACGAAATGGCGTATAAATATCCCATCGATTTGAATGTGATCCCGCAAATAGATGTGTTTGTGGACAACGGCTATACCAAGGAAGAGATGAAAATGGTTAATGAAACCAAAAAGATCATGCGCGATGATTCCATCCGGGTAACGGCAACCACCGTTCGTATACCGGTAATGGGCGGCCACAGCGAAGCGGTAAATATCGAATTTGAAAATGAATTTGACCTTGCCGATGTGCGCAATTTACTGGAAACAGCCCCTGGGGTAGTAGTGGTAGATGACCTGGCCAGCCAACAGTACCCCATGCCTAAGGATGCGCATGAAAAGGATGAAGTGTTCGTGGGGCGTATCCGCCGGGACGAATCGCAACCCAAAACCCTCAATCTGTGGGTGGTGAGCGATAATTTACGTAAGGGTGCCGCAACGAACGCTGTACAGGTAGCGGAATACCTGGCAGCAAGCAATCTGATATAAAAATTTAAAATGTAAAATATTGAATGTAAAAGTTAAAAGTTGCTGCTAACAGACGGATCCCGCTTTTAACTTCTACATTTTTCGTTTATTATTCTACATTTTAAATTTACTTTGCATCCAGTATGTCAGATTTAGCAGACAAAATAGATAAGGACCGCCTGCCCCGTCATATAGCTATTATAATGGATGGGAACGGGCGGTGGGCGCAGGAGCAGGGGCAGGATCGCCTGTTTGGGCATTATCATGGGGTCGAGAGTGTGCGGGATATTGTGGAAGGGTGCGCGGAACTGGGCATTGGCTACCTCACTCTTTATGCCTTTAGCACAGAAAACTGGGACCGGCCCCAATACGAGGTAACAGGGCTGATGGAATTGCTGGTGGCTACCATCCGGAAAGAAGCAGAAGTACTGCATAAAAACAACATCCGCCTGCAAGTGATCGGTGATATGAGCATGCTGCCGGATTACGCCCGCCAGGAGCTAAATGAGGCGTTAGAGATGACCGCAGGAAACAGGGGGCTGAACCTGGTAATGGCATTAAGCTACAGTGGTCGCTGGGAGCTCCTTAATGCGGTAAAGGAAATAGCGGGGGAAGTAAGCCGCGGCGGGCTGAAGCTGGAAAATATCACCCAGGATACCCTGCAGCAACATCTTTGCACCTACGGATTTCCCGACCCGGAACTGATGATCCGTACCGGCGGCGAATACCGGATCAGCAATTTCTTATTGTACCAGTTGGCTTATGCCGAACTCCACTTCACCGAGGTGCGCTGGCCCGATTTCAGAAAAGCAAACCTTTACGAAGCGATCATTGACTATCAAAACCGGGAGCGTAGATTCGGCAAAACATCGGCTCAGGTAACAGAATAGCACCCGATTAGTTTACTAAAAGCTGCTATTACCACAAATACAGGTTCTTTTTAACATACAGTTTCCAAATTTTACCGTTAATTTGCCGCCGCAATGGGGTGGAAGGGTTGAATGAGAAATTGGTAGACTCCTGCTTTGCACAACAAAATTGATTACCGTAATACTTTAACCTTTATATGCGCTTTTTTATTTACAGAATTTGCATTGTAACTATATCTATTTTTGCGGCTAATCATGCTTTTTCACAGGTTGATTCTACTCCGGTAACTTCGGTTGATCCGAGGATTGAGGAATTTCTTCAAAGCTCACAACAAAAAGAATATACGCTGTCTAATGTAAAAATCACCGGTGTAACTTATCTGGATTCTACTATTGTTTTATCAGTTGCGGGGCTCCAAAAAGGGCAAAAGTTTGTATATCCCGGTTCTGATATTTTTGCCCGTGCTATCAATAACCTTTGGAAACAAAAGCTTTTCGCCAATGTGGAAGTTTATATTACCAGTGTTGATAATGATAAAGTAGGAGTGGAAATAGCCATCCTGGAGCGCCCGCGCCTGGGAAGCTTTAAGTTTGAGGGGGTTAAAAAAACAGAAATCGAGGAACTGACAAAGAAGATCGGCCTGGTAAAACAATCGATCCTCTCCGAAAATACCCGGCAAAATATTAAACAGGTGGTAAAAACCTATTTTGAAGAAAAAGGTTTTTATGATATCAATACGACGCTGGTGGAAACACCTGATCCCGTTTATAAAAACTCCAGCGCGCTTACTATTAAAATAGACAAAGGCAAGAAAGTAAAAATTGATGAAATTAACTTTTTTGGCAATGATAATGTTGAGTCGGCCAAGCTGAAAAAGCAGATGAAGGGCACCAAGGAAATGACCCGGATGTCCCTGTATCCTTCTTCTTATGTAAGCCCTTATGGTCCCAAGCAGATCTATTCCTTTAATGAATATATGAAGGATTGGGGCTTTTTAACCGGCACCAAAACCTTAAAAGTACTGGATCCGTATTTCCGGTTTAAATTTTTCAGCTCCTCCAAATTCAATCCGAAGAAATATGATGAGGATAAGGATAAAGTGCTGAAGTACTTTAACTCCAAGGGCTACCGCGATGCCCAGATCCTTGCCGATACCCAGGTGATCCAGAATAACAAAATGTATGTGGACCTGAAGGTAATGGAAGGACATAAATACTATTTTGGGAACATCACCTGGAAGGGAAATAAAGAGTTTAGTGATACGGTGCTGAACGCAATACTTAAGATCAATAAAGGCGATATTTATAACGCTACCATTCTGAACAAGCGCCTGGGGCTTGAGCCCAGCCAGGATCAGTATGATATTACCACATTGTATAATGACAAGGGGTATCTTTTCTTTAATATAACTCCCTGGGAAACAAAGATATATAACGACACTATCGATTATGAGATCCGTATGGTTGAAGGCCCTATTGCCCGCATCAAGAACGTAAATATCATGGGGAATGAACGCACCAAGGACCATGTGATCCGCCGGGAACTGCGGACGATCCCCGGTGAATTGTTCAGCCGGACCGACCTGATGCGCTCTATCCGTGAACTGAATACCCTGAACTTTTTTGAACAGGAATCGATCAATCCGCAACCGGTGCCCAACCAGGCGGATGGAACGGTTGACATTAACTGGAAGCTGAAAGAAAAATCCTCCGACCAGTTGGAGCTTTCCGCCGGATGGGGCGGCGGTATTGGTTTGACCGGCACCCTGGGGGTAACCTTCAATAACTTTTCCATCCGTAATATCTGGAAAAAAGAAGCCTGGGATCCGTTGCCCGTGGGGGATGGACAAAAGCTGAGCCTGCGCGTTCAGTCGAACGGTAAAATTTACCGCTCTTACAACGCCTCGTTTACAGAACCCTGGCTGGGCGGAAAGAAAAGGAATTCGCTGACGATATCCTATAATAACAGTAAGTACCACATGGGTGGGTATGACTATAGTACCAACCGTTATATCTTCTCTGATACTTCTTCCTTAACCGTTAACGGCGTTAGCGTTGGTTTGGGTAAACAATTGAAATGGCCCGATGACTTTTTCACGATCAACTACATCGCTTCTTTTACGCGATATGATGTGAGGAATATGGGCTTGCAGTACGGATTGCCGTTTCAGACCGGTAAATCCAATAACCTGAGCTTTAAGATTATGCTTACCCGCAATTCCGTATCGGATCCTATCTTCCCCAGAAGTGGTAGTGAGCTGACGGCAAGCGTGCAGGCCACACCTCCGTATTCTTTATGGGGTGGCTCATATAAAGCAGGGAGGGAGTATGAAAATGTAGAATACCATAAATGGCGTTTTGGCGCCACCTGGTATGTTCCGCTGGGACGGCCTAAAGGCGATGATAAAAACCGGCAGTTTGTATTGAAGCTGGCAGCCAAATACGGTTTTATGGGCCGGTATAACAAAAACCTGGATTACTCACCATTTGAGCGTTTCCAGTTGGGTGACGCGGGCATGAATACCACTTATTCCTTAACAGGGTTTGACATCATTGCCTTGCGCGGTTACCCGATCTTTACCAACTCGGACCCTCGTGTAAATCCGGATAACGGAAGCTCCAGCATCTATAATAACCTGTTTACTATCTTTAATAAATACCAGGCAGAGTTGCGGTATCCGCTGGTTACAAACCCCAGCAGTACTATCTACGGATTGGCGTTCTTTGAAGCGGCAAATGGCTGGCGCGATTATAAGGACTA
Proteins encoded in this region:
- a CDS encoding BamA/OMP85 family outer membrane protein; translated protein: MRFFIYRICIVTISIFAANHAFSQVDSTPVTSVDPRIEEFLQSSQQKEYTLSNVKITGVTYLDSTIVLSVAGLQKGQKFVYPGSDIFARAINNLWKQKLFANVEVYITSVDNDKVGVEIAILERPRLGSFKFEGVKKTEIEELTKKIGLVKQSILSENTRQNIKQVVKTYFEEKGFYDINTTLVETPDPVYKNSSALTIKIDKGKKVKIDEINFFGNDNVESAKLKKQMKGTKEMTRMSLYPSSYVSPYGPKQIYSFNEYMKDWGFLTGTKTLKVLDPYFRFKFFSSSKFNPKKYDEDKDKVLKYFNSKGYRDAQILADTQVIQNNKMYVDLKVMEGHKYYFGNITWKGNKEFSDTVLNAILKINKGDIYNATILNKRLGLEPSQDQYDITTLYNDKGYLFFNITPWETKIYNDTIDYEIRMVEGPIARIKNVNIMGNERTKDHVIRRELRTIPGELFSRTDLMRSIRELNTLNFFEQESINPQPVPNQADGTVDINWKLKEKSSDQLELSAGWGGGIGLTGTLGVTFNNFSIRNIWKKEAWDPLPVGDGQKLSLRVQSNGKIYRSYNASFTEPWLGGKKRNSLTISYNNSKYHMGGYDYSTNRYIFSDTSSLTVNGVSVGLGKQLKWPDDFFTINYIASFTRYDVRNMGLQYGLPFQTGKSNNLSFKIMLTRNSVSDPIFPRSGSELTASVQATPPYSLWGGSYKAGREYENVEYHKWRFGATWYVPLGRPKGDDKNRQFVLKLAAKYGFMGRYNKNLDYSPFERFQLGDAGMNTTYSLTGFDIIALRGYPIFTNSDPRVNPDNGSSSIYNNLFTIFNKYQAELRYPLVTNPSSTIYGLAFFEAANGWRDYKDYNPFRLRRAAGLGMRFYLPMFGLLGFDYGIGLDRLAPGQGLKNAGKFTFMLGFEPE
- a CDS encoding TetR/AcrR family transcriptional regulator, translated to MATTTRKRSSKKEEILKTAARMFREKGYTGTSMRDLAEKIGIEAASLYNHIQSKGEILDEIVFSIARDCQEQLENMNASETALQRIESLIRFHTKMMIDHFESYSVMVSEWIHLEEDKLSEFVSDRRRYVKKIETIVQEGIDNKEFKPVSPYVVVLNILSSVRGLEFWQKSAKTHTAEEIEENMVKHLIGGLKL
- the pnuC gene encoding nicotinamide riboside transporter PnuC, translated to MSYIEFFGVLTGLAATWLSAKARISSWPMGIVNVTLSFILYYQVQLYPDMLLQVFFFITNVVGWWRWSHPREGEADTKKELKVSYMNRRDRILTVSATLAGTLLLGNFAARLHEWLPGLFSAPSAYPFVDSFIMVLSILATFYMIQKKIECWVIWLLVDLVAAVLYYVKGIKFYSLEYFIFSGIVAFGLLHWIKEYRSYRSPFSIQQGD
- a CDS encoding glycoside hydrolase family 25 protein: MATKRKRRKRKKGLSPDQWRLLLALFALALLLGVFFMLDWSRRFDVEVKRYPQFGIDIPVDYPIHGIDVSRYQQTILWTEVKAMRVDSLKIGFAFIKATEGEEDSDEQFKKNWSRARQARMIRGPYHYFIPSKDARKQAVNFIKNVTLSRGDLPPVLDVEQANNLAAGQIRAGVKIWLQLVEQHYKIRPILYTNPEFYEKYLGKDFDAYPLWVAHYFEKRKPKIKRDWLIWQHNNAGRVNGIATAVDFNVFNGDSAAFRSILVK
- a CDS encoding c-type cytochrome encodes the protein MKKIVIGASIVLLAVACSPKASPSATAATIPEASAISSDATTVSAGQTIFTTKCTKCHKAKTEVVASKSYEDLRPILAAMVKKAKLSNDEIQQVSSYVYANSKK
- a CDS encoding isoprenyl transferase, which encodes MSDLADKIDKDRLPRHIAIIMDGNGRWAQEQGQDRLFGHYHGVESVRDIVEGCAELGIGYLTLYAFSTENWDRPQYEVTGLMELLVATIRKEAEVLHKNNIRLQVIGDMSMLPDYARQELNEALEMTAGNRGLNLVMALSYSGRWELLNAVKEIAGEVSRGGLKLENITQDTLQQHLCTYGFPDPELMIRTGGEYRISNFLLYQLAYAELHFTEVRWPDFRKANLYEAIIDYQNRERRFGKTSAQVTE
- a CDS encoding PfkB family carbohydrate kinase, whose product is MSVITVGTMAFDAIETPFGKTNKIVGGSALYAAYAASYFVKPVQQLSIIGYDFPEEELGSLEERGVQLEGVEKVADKKSFFWSGRYHEDMNSRDTLVTDLNVLADFDPKVPDSYQGAEFLMLGNLMPKIQISVIEQLKQKPKLVVLDTMNFWMETALPDLEVVLKKVDLLMVNDSEARQLTQQHSLIKAAKKIREMGPKYLIIKKGENGALLFYEEKVFFAPAFPLEDVFDPTGAGDTFAGGFIGYLAKTNDISFQNMKKAIIAGSALASFCVEKFGNTRLRELTKEELNDRIRLFKELTHFETELSL
- a CDS encoding aspartate-semialdehyde dehydrogenase, translating into MKVAVVGATGLVGTKMLQVLAERNFPVSELVPVASAKSVGKEVAFKGKQYKVVSMEDAIAAKPDVALFSAGGSTSAEWAPKFAAAGITVIDNSSAWRMDPKVPLVVPEINADILTSNDKIIANPNCSTIQMVVALAPLHKAYNAKRIVVSTYQSVTGTGVKAVSQLKGERQQEVAGATGDYEMAYKYPIDLNVIPQIDVFVDNGYTKEEMKMVNETKKIMRDDSIRVTATTVRIPVMGGHSEAVNIEFENEFDLADVRNLLETAPGVVVVDDLASQQYPMPKDAHEKDEVFVGRIRRDESQPKTLNLWVVSDNLRKGAATNAVQVAEYLAASNLI